Proteins encoded within one genomic window of Triticum aestivum cultivar Chinese Spring chromosome 2D, IWGSC CS RefSeq v2.1, whole genome shotgun sequence:
- the LOC123050138 gene encoding uncharacterized protein, whose amino-acid sequence MASHPSSPPPEHRTPPAPTTISDLGDDQLREIFLRLPDVPSLASAAFTCRGFLGAVRSSRAFRRRFRALHAPPLLPRFPAHMVAPFHASRHPSAGFTPLQDDGTSDWRVDLYDPSVLYNYNGGCIAIKHRSAKHRVWYNPQTMALLLRPKDHHDMPDGTTLGFHTFCSEDDQMPSRVVCVRHDYSRPCARVAVFSSDTMEWQIFPETATPLPHGLRSTACTVLDGFICWQCGSMSEVHVSEYIFVLKTDTFQFSQMNLPPPLRVAHQNFKIGQTTDGKLCIVNEKECMFSMWILTAGDDGIEKFVLHKMFPLHASFMEITSCSVEDTISVQLLMVFNGFVYFVLRPWKNYVDQCRSPEWFLSLSLETAELKQHLKNGKRLGFPVHPYSAWPPILQYISEDSKSEVTVNGVEDVGSESTEKDSSILIKALRSYKEGLIKDGDANVAEIEAFSLCIDVEDEKNSLVRKIVALDELLLTVRDRVLRAAADSEFADSEFCRQKIKTESWWQMCKVKLWRAFCAK is encoded by the exons ATGGCTTCccacccgtcgtcgccgccgccggaacACCGCACACCACCCGCTCCCACCACCATAAGTGACCTCGGCGACGACCAGCTCCGAGAGATCTTCCTCCGCCTCCCGGACGTCCCCAGCCTCGCCTCTGCCGCCTTCACCTGCCGCGGCTTCCTCGGCGCCGTCCGTTCGTCCCGCGCCTTCCGCCGCCGCTTCCGCGCGCTCCACGCACCCCCGCTCCTCCCTCGCTTCCCCGCACACATGGTTGCTCCGTTCCACGCCTCACGGCACCCCTCCGCTGGATTCACCCCCCTCCAAGACGACGGCACTTCCGACTGGCGGGTCGATCTCTACGATCCTTCGGTTCTCTACAACTACAATGGCGGCTGCATCGCCATCAAGCACCGGAGCGCCAAGCACAGAGTTTGGTACAACCCTCAAACGATGGCCTTGCTTCTCCGCCCCAAGGATCATCATGACATGCCCGACGGCACCACCCTTGGGTTCCACACATTCTGCTCCGAAGATGATCAGATGCCATCCCGTGTGGTATGTGTCCGCCACGACTACTCACGGCCTTGCGCACGCGTCGCTGTCTTCTCATCAGACACGATGGAGTGGCAGATCTTCCCGGAGACTGCGACGCCGCTGCCTCATGGCCTCAGGAGCACAGCTTGCACCGTGCTGGATGGGTTTATCTGTTGGCAATGCGGGTCCATGAGCGAGGTACATGTCAGCGAGTACATTTTCGTGCTCAAAACAGATACATTTCAGTTCTCTCAAATGAATTTACCGCCGCCCTTGAGAGTGGCACACCAAAATTTTAAGATTGGACAGACAACTGACGGCAAGCTCTGTATCGTAAATGAGAAGGAATGCATGTTTAGTATGTGGATCTTGACAGCTGGCGATGACGGCATCGAGAAATTTGTGCTGCACAAGATGTTCCCATTGCACGCTAGCTTTATGGAGATCACCAGCTGTTCAGTGGAAGATACAATCTCAGTGCAGCTTCTGATGGTTTTCAATGGTTTTGTGTACTTTGTACTTCGCCCATGGAAGAATTACGTGGATCAGTGCAGATCCCCTGAGTGGTTTCTGTCCTTGTCTCTGGAAACAGCGGAGCTGAAGCAACATCTGAAGAATGGAAAGCGACTTGGCTTCCCCGTCCATCCCTACTCGGCCTGGCCTCCTATTCTGCAATACATCTCG GAGGATTCAAAATCTGAGGTTACTGTAAACGGTGTTGAAGATGTTGGTTCTGAGAGCACAGAAAAGGATTCATCTATCCTTATAAAAGCATTACGATCATATAAAGAAGGTTTGATTAAGGATGGTGACGCAAATGTTGCAGAGATAGAGGCCTTCTCGCTTTGTATTGACGTTGAGGATGAGAAGAACTCTCTTGTGAGGAAAATCGTTGCTTTAGATGAACTGTTATTAACTGTGAGAGATCGTGTCTTGAGGGCGGCTGCAGACTCTGAATTCGCAGACTCTGAATTCTGCAGACAGAAGATCAAAACAGAGAGCTGGTGGCAAATGTGCAAGGTGAAGTTATGGAGAGCTTTCTGCGCTAAATAA